From Equus przewalskii isolate Varuska chromosome 17, EquPr2, whole genome shotgun sequence, the proteins below share one genomic window:
- the WDR33 gene encoding pre-mRNA 3' end processing protein WDR33 isoform X4: MATEIGSPPRFFHMPRFQHQAPRQLFYKRPDFAQQQAMQQLTFDGKRMRKAVNRKTIDYNPSVIKYLENRIWQRDQRDMRAIQPDAGYYNDLVPPIGMLNNPMNAVTTKFVRTSTNKVKCPVFVVRWTPEGRRLVTGASSGEFTLWNGLTFNFETILQAHDSPVRAMTWSHNDMWMLTADHGGYVKYWQSNMNNVKMFQAHKEAIREASFSPTDNKFATCSDDGTVRIWDFLRCHEERILRDSSNFQQVLCYIRNLLLTTCPALWTVRD, translated from the exons ATGGCTACAGAAATCGGTTCTCCTCCTCGTTTTTTCCATATGCCAAGGTTCCAGCACCAGGCGCCTCGACAACTGTTTTATAAGCGACCTGATTTTGCACAACAGCAAGCAATGCAACAACTTACCTTTGATGGAAAACGAATGAGAAAAGCAGTAAACCGAAAAACCATAGACTATAATCCATCTGTAATTAAGTATTTGGAG aatagaatatggcaaagagACCAGAGAGATATGCGAGCAATTCAGCCTGATGCAGGTTACTATAATGAT ctgGTCCCACCTATAGGGATGTTGAATAATCCTATGAATGCAGTAACAACGAAATTTGTTCGAACATCAACAAATAAAGTCAAATGTCCAGTATTTGTTGTTAGG tGGACTCCAGAAGGAAGACGGTTGGTTACTGGAGCTTCTAGTGGAGAGTTCACCTTGTGGAATGGACTCACTTTCAATTTTGAAACAATATTACAG GCTCACGATAGTCCAGTGAGGGCCATGACTTGGTCACATAATGACATGTGGATGTTGACAGCAGACCACGGAGGATATGTGAAATATTGGCAGTCGAACATGAACAACGTCAAGATGTTCCAGGCACATAAGGAGGCGATTAGAGAGGCCAG TTTCTCACCCACGGATAATAAATTTGCTACATGCTCTGATGACGGCACTGTTAGAATCTGGGACTTTCTTCGTTGCCATGAGGAAAGAATTCTCCGAG ATAGCTCAAATTTTCAGCAGGTTCTTTGTTATATCAGAAATCTGCTTCTTACAACTTGTCCTGCCCTCTGGACCGTGAGAGATTAA